In Cyprinus carpio isolate SPL01 chromosome A14, ASM1834038v1, whole genome shotgun sequence, a single window of DNA contains:
- the LOC109070417 gene encoding CXXC-type zinc finger protein 5-like isoform X3, whose translation MSASRGSMEGSRAIEDEEAQDSCCGDEDSSPVVERRNRSGIISAPLSKSLKRSRALSQYIATCSAAAVASVANANRLAQSSMVAAGVKAHSTASQHRSQVGYAKLDRAALMSGLLDSPSGLHLAQAAELLRRAGMLLPVSDPSNVSVGGDMETVSASDSLGSVMDFPLLGGVGGSFPYHPGLFIMTPAGVFLADGALSHVTGTSEHQQTQSEISSAISANGKKKRKRCGLCPPCRRRINCEQCSSCRNRKTGHQICKFRKCEELKKKPAGGLEVRW comes from the exons ATGTCTGCCAGTAGAGGGTCCATGGAGGGAAGTCGAGCCATAGAGGATGAGGAGGCGCAGGACAGCTGCTGCGGGGATGAAGACTCATCCCCAGTGGTGGAACGGAGAAACCGCAGTGGCATCATCAGCGCTCCACTCAGCAAAAGCCTGAAGCGTTCACGAGCTCTCTCGCAGTACATCGCAACCTGCTCGGCCGCTGCTGTGGCCAGTGTCGCAAATGCTAACAGACTCGCCCAGAGCTCAATGGTGGCGGCAGGTGTCAAAGCTCACTCTACCGCTAGCCAGCACAGGTCACAAGTCGGGTACGCCAAACTGGACCGGGCTGCGTTGATGTCTGGCCTTCTGGACTCTCCGAGTGGCCTGCATCTCGCCCAGGCCGCCGAGCTCCTGCGACGGGCGGGGATGCTGCTTCCTGTCAGCGATCCGTCCAATGTTAGTGTGGGTGGGGACATGGAGACGGTCTCTGCTTCTGATTCGCTGGGCAGTGTGATGGACTTCCCGTTGCTTGGTGGAGTGGGCGGGAGTTTTCCTTATCACCCGGGGCTGTTCATAATGACGCCAGCAGGAGTGTTCCTCGCTGATGGGGCGCTCTCGCACGTGACAGGCACGTCGGAACACCAGCAGACGCAGAGCGAGATTTCTTCAGCCATCAGCGCCAATGGGAAGAAAAAGCGGAAGCGATGCGGCCTGTGTCCACCTTGCCGGCGCAGGATTAACTGCGAACAGTGCAGCAGCTGCCGCAACCGCAAAACCGGCCATCAGATCTGCAAGTTCCGCAAGTGCGAGGAGCTCAAAAAGAAACCTGCTGGCGGGCTGGAGGTAAGATG GTGA
- the LOC109070417 gene encoding CXXC-type zinc finger protein 5-like isoform X2: MSASRGSMEGSRAIEDEEAQDSCCGDEDSSPVVERRNRSGIISAPLSKSLKRSRALSQYIATCSAAAVASVANANRLAQSSMVAAGVKAHSTASQHRSQVGYAKLDRAALMSGLLDSPSGLHLAQAAELLRRAGMLLPVSDPSNVSVGGDMETVSASDSLGSVMDFPLLGGVGGSFPYHPGLFIMTPAGVFLADGALSHVTGTSEHQQTQSEISSAISANGKKKRKRCGLCPPCRRRINCEQCSSCRNRKTGHQICKFRKCEELKKKPAGGLEVMLPTGAPFRWFP; this comes from the exons ATGTCTGCCAGTAGAGGGTCCATGGAGGGAAGTCGAGCCATAGAGGATGAGGAGGCGCAGGACAGCTGCTGCGGGGATGAAGACTCATCCCCAGTGGTGGAACGGAGAAACCGCAGTGGCATCATCAGCGCTCCACTCAGCAAAAGCCTGAAGCGTTCACGAGCTCTCTCGCAGTACATCGCAACCTGCTCGGCCGCTGCTGTGGCCAGTGTCGCAAATGCTAACAGACTCGCCCAGAGCTCAATGGTGGCGGCAGGTGTCAAAGCTCACTCTACCGCTAGCCAGCACAGGTCACAAGTCGGGTACGCCAAACTGGACCGGGCTGCGTTGATGTCTGGCCTTCTGGACTCTCCGAGTGGCCTGCATCTCGCCCAGGCCGCCGAGCTCCTGCGACGGGCGGGGATGCTGCTTCCTGTCAGCGATCCGTCCAATGTTAGTGTGGGTGGGGACATGGAGACGGTCTCTGCTTCTGATTCGCTGGGCAGTGTGATGGACTTCCCGTTGCTTGGTGGAGTGGGCGGGAGTTTTCCTTATCACCCGGGGCTGTTCATAATGACGCCAGCAGGAGTGTTCCTCGCTGATGGGGCGCTCTCGCACGTGACAGGCACGTCGGAACACCAGCAGACGCAGAGCGAGATTTCTTCAGCCATCAGCGCCAATGGGAAGAAAAAGCGGAAGCGATGCGGCCTGTGTCCACCTTGCCGGCGCAGGATTAACTGCGAACAGTGCAGCAGCTGCCGCAACCGCAAAACCGGCCATCAGATCTGCAAGTTCCGCAAGTGCGAGGAGCTCAAAAAGAAACCTGCTGGCGGGCTGGAG GTGATGCTGCCAACCGGAGCTCCTTTCCGATGGTTTCCGTAG
- the LOC109070417 gene encoding CXXC-type zinc finger protein 5-like isoform X1 produces the protein MSASRGSMEGSRAIEDEEAQDSCCGDEDSSPVVERRNRSGIISAPLSKSLKRSRALSQYIATCSAAAVASVANANRLAQSSMVAAGVKAHSTASQHRSQVGYAKLDRAALMSGLLDSPSGLHLAQAAELLRRAGMLLPVSDPSNVSVGGDMETVSASDSLGSVMDFPLLGGVGGSFPYHPGLFIMTPAGVFLADGALSHVTGTSEHQQTQSEISSAISANGKKKRKRCGLCPPCRRRINCEQCSSCRNRKTGHQICKFRKCEELKKKPAGGLEKVMLPTGAPFRWFP, from the exons ATGTCTGCCAGTAGAGGGTCCATGGAGGGAAGTCGAGCCATAGAGGATGAGGAGGCGCAGGACAGCTGCTGCGGGGATGAAGACTCATCCCCAGTGGTGGAACGGAGAAACCGCAGTGGCATCATCAGCGCTCCACTCAGCAAAAGCCTGAAGCGTTCACGAGCTCTCTCGCAGTACATCGCAACCTGCTCGGCCGCTGCTGTGGCCAGTGTCGCAAATGCTAACAGACTCGCCCAGAGCTCAATGGTGGCGGCAGGTGTCAAAGCTCACTCTACCGCTAGCCAGCACAGGTCACAAGTCGGGTACGCCAAACTGGACCGGGCTGCGTTGATGTCTGGCCTTCTGGACTCTCCGAGTGGCCTGCATCTCGCCCAGGCCGCCGAGCTCCTGCGACGGGCGGGGATGCTGCTTCCTGTCAGCGATCCGTCCAATGTTAGTGTGGGTGGGGACATGGAGACGGTCTCTGCTTCTGATTCGCTGGGCAGTGTGATGGACTTCCCGTTGCTTGGTGGAGTGGGCGGGAGTTTTCCTTATCACCCGGGGCTGTTCATAATGACGCCAGCAGGAGTGTTCCTCGCTGATGGGGCGCTCTCGCACGTGACAGGCACGTCGGAACACCAGCAGACGCAGAGCGAGATTTCTTCAGCCATCAGCGCCAATGGGAAGAAAAAGCGGAAGCGATGCGGCCTGTGTCCACCTTGCCGGCGCAGGATTAACTGCGAACAGTGCAGCAGCTGCCGCAACCGCAAAACCGGCCATCAGATCTGCAAGTTCCGCAAGTGCGAGGAGCTCAAAAAGAAACCTGCTGGCGGGCTGGAG AAAGTGATGCTGCCAACCGGAGCTCCTTTCCGATGGTTTCCGTAG